In Pedosphaera parvula Ellin514, the DNA window ATGAAGTTTTTGCGCATCTTGCCGGAAATGTGAGCCAAAACTTCATGTCCGTTAGGCAGCGCAACACGGAACATGGTGCCGGGTAATACCTGAGTTACGGCACCGGTAACTTCAATTGGTTCTTCTTTAGCCAAGTGATCCTCTTATTCAATGATTTGTTTGGGCCCGATTCTGGCACCGACAAATAATTACAAGACTTGGGACATTGCAATTTTCAGATACCAAAATCAAGCATCTTTTGTTTCAATCGGACGCATGCGAAGTTTTCATTTTAGGTAATTTCTGAATCTTTCCCGCCCCAAGCTGTCAAAAACGCATTGGACAACCATCATAGACTGATTAGACTCACCGAAATATGAAAAACAACCAATTCGCGGCTGTGCTTGCCGGGCTGTTGCTGGTAAGTACGCTGATAACGTGCTTTCAGATCTTTCGATACACATTCGCAGTCATAAAAGCCCGTTCCCTGCAGCCAAGGTTGATAGCGGTTAATAGCTCCCGCAACCTGGTTCAATCTCTGATCAATGACACACTGGAGTATAGCAAAAGAAATCCCAACCCGGATATGAATCACCTCTTGCAGCAGGTTTTCCCGGAAGGCCATCCTACCCTCGGCACATCCACCACCCCTTCCAAACCTGCAACCAAATAGCTCATGAACGAAACCAATCCTCAAGCGTCGGCCGACTCTGCTCTTAATGATCTGCAGGCACAAGTTCGTTCTTTACGGCTGCTGCTTATCACCACCCTGGCTCTCGTTTTCATATTCAGTGCCGGTGTAAATCTTTACCTCACTCATCAATCAAAGATGGCCAAGGCTCAGGCTGATGAGGCTGAAAAGGTCATCGCTCAATTTAACGGCTTTGGAGCTCCTTGGGCCAATGACTTTTGGAACAGGTTGCTTGCTTATTCAAAGGCACATCCCGATTTCAATCCCGTCATAGAGAAGTACCGCCCATACATCACTGCTCCTCCTCAGGCCGGCACAACTGGCGTTGCCCCTAAGAAGTAATATTCTCCTTCAAATTTTCTCGCTGGATGCGGCACAGCCTAGTGCTGCATCTGGCTGGGCGCGGATTTTAAGTCAGCGCCACAAGTCGAACAAAAAT includes these proteins:
- the infA gene encoding translation initiation factor IF-1; this encodes MAKEEPIEVTGAVTQVLPGTMFRVALPNGHEVLAHISGKMRKNFIRISVGDRVNVQMSPYDLAKARITFRHT